The Jiangella sp. DSM 45060 genome contains the following window.
GACGGCATCGTCCCCGAACTGCGCGGCTGCGAGCCCGCGTCAGAATAACGGCCGCGACCGATAGCGCTGACCTGCGACAATCGTCTGCTTGCCACATTGCTTGTATTCTTGTTCTTTCCCCGTCAGCACTTGGACCGGGCGAACCGCCCGGCGGCGAAGCACACCCACACGGCGTGCGACGCGACCGATAGACAACCCGAGGAGCAGTTGCCGTGACCGCTACCAGCGACAACGTTGCTTGGCTCACCCAGGATGCCTACGACCGCCTCAAGCAGGAGCTCGAGCACCTGATGGGGCCGGCCCGACTCGAGATCGCGCGGCAGATCGAAGAGGCGCGCGCCGAGGGCGACCTGTCCGAGAACGGCGGGTACCACGCGGCCAAGGACGAGCAGGGCAAGCAGGAGGCCCGCATCCACCAGCTGCAGCAGCTGCTCCAGCGCGCCCAGGTCGGCGACCCGCCCGACGACGGCGTCGTCGAGCCCGGCATGATCATCGAGGTCAAGTTCGACGGCGACGACGACGTCGAGCGGTTCCTGCTCGGCTCGCGCGAGCTGGCCTCTCTCGACGACTCCGTCGACATCGACGTCTACTCGCTGAAGTCGCCGCTCGGTGCCGCCATCAGCGGCAAGAAGGTCGGCGAGCAGGCCTCCTACCAGGCGCCCAACGGCGCCACCATCACCGTCGAGGTGGTCAGCGCCAAGCCGTACGGCGCCTGAGCGCACGCACCGACGCCGCCCGCCCGGTCATCGCGACCGGGCGGGCGGCGTCGTGTTCGGCGGCCGTTACTTGCTGGCCGTCTTCTTGTACTTGCGCACCGCCAGCGGCGCGAACACCGCGGTGATGAGGACCACCCAGATCAGCGACAGCAGGACCGGGTGCTCGGCGGGGAAGCCGTCGGTGGCGAACACGTTGGGGTTGCCGAACAGCTCGCGCGACGCCGCCACGAACGAGCTCAGCGGGTTCCAGTCGGCCACCGGCTGCAGCCAGCCGGGCAGCGTGGGCGTCGGGATGAACGCGTTGGACAGGAACGTCACCGGGAACAGCCAGATCAGCCCGGCCGACGCGGCCACCTGCGGGCTGCCGACCGAGAGGCCGATGAGCGCGCCGACCCACAGCATGGCGAACGCGAACCCGAGCAGCAGGGCCACGCCGCCGAGGAAGCCGAGCACGCCGTTCTCGATGCGCCAGCCGACCAGCAGGCCGCACACGATCATGATGGCCAGCACGATGGCCTGGTTGGTGAGGTCGGCGACGACCCGGCCGGAGATGACCGCCGAGCGGGCCATGGGCAGCGAGCGGAAGCGGTCGATGAGGCCCTTCTGGATGTCGTCGGCCAGCCCGACGCTGGCCGGCGCGACCGCGAACGCCATGGTCTGGGCGAAGATGCCTGCCATGACGTACTTGCGGAACGCGTCGGGGTCGTCGTTGCCCGGGATGGGGATGGCGCCGCCGAACACGTAGGCGAACAGCAGCACGAACATGATCGGCTGGATGAACATGTAGATCTGGTTGTCGGGCACCCGCCAGCCGGCCCGGATGTTGCGCCACGTGATGGTCATGGCGTCGTTGAACGCCTGGTTGAAACCGACGCGGTTGGGCGCGGTGGTGGTCGGTGCGACCTCGGTGGTCACGATGCCCTCCCCTGAGCGGTCTCGGCCTGCGTCTCTTCTGCGGCGT
Protein-coding sequences here:
- the greA gene encoding transcription elongation factor GreA, which encodes MTATSDNVAWLTQDAYDRLKQELEHLMGPARLEIARQIEEARAEGDLSENGGYHAAKDEQGKQEARIHQLQQLLQRAQVGDPPDDGVVEPGMIIEVKFDGDDDVERFLLGSRELASLDDSVDIDVYSLKSPLGAAISGKKVGEQASYQAPNGATITVEVVSAKPYGA
- a CDS encoding ABC transporter permease; the encoded protein is MTTEVAPTTTAPNRVGFNQAFNDAMTITWRNIRAGWRVPDNQIYMFIQPIMFVLLFAYVFGGAIPIPGNDDPDAFRKYVMAGIFAQTMAFAVAPASVGLADDIQKGLIDRFRSLPMARSAVISGRVVADLTNQAIVLAIMIVCGLLVGWRIENGVLGFLGGVALLLGFAFAMLWVGALIGLSVGSPQVAASAGLIWLFPVTFLSNAFIPTPTLPGWLQPVADWNPLSSFVAASRELFGNPNVFATDGFPAEHPVLLSLIWVVLITAVFAPLAVRKYKKTASK